A stretch of Arachis hypogaea cultivar Tifrunner chromosome 15, arahy.Tifrunner.gnm2.J5K5, whole genome shotgun sequence DNA encodes these proteins:
- the LOC112747888 gene encoding uncharacterized protein isoform X3, with protein MQVDSIPKSMNLVFHPTVDMNLSGVELAVAAYIFNRDLPESEVLIDIGDCFASRGALITLAPKEEVVDDVLNVVIRMLTNGSQRSCWFLPTVVMQAALGGRSLTSANMTSIRNNYMRSKVDQTTKVYQPMWCDQHWYLMIIDIPRMKLVYLDSLRDLREADARKTVMVRVALYLEGLTLGKSLLSGPEALRPRFSAFEFEEPEVPQQAGDSMDCGVWVAQWMIREHLWQDHGVQNVNNATRMRLAVDLVMKSHNDLGEDAVSKAVRHWQQKAA; from the exons ATGCAAGTGGACAGCATTCCAAAG TCCATGAACCTGGTATTCCATCCCACGGTAGATATGAACCTGTCCGGGGTGGAGTTGGCAGTTGCTGCTTACATTTTCAACAGAGATCTTCCAGAGAG TGAGGTTCTTATTGACATTGGGGACTGCTTTGCAAGTAGGGGAGCGCTGATAACTCTCGCCCCGAAAGAGGAGGTTGTTGACGAT GTACTGAATGTAGTTATTCGTATGCTGACAAATGGATCGCAGCGCAGTTGTTGGTTCCTTCCCACAGTGGTCATG CAAGCGGCACTTGGTGGTCGCTCGCTAACGTCGGCGAACATGACGTCGATACGCAACAACTACATGCGCAGCAAGGTGGACCAGACGACGAAG GTTTACCAGCCCATGTGGTGTGATCAACACTGGTACCTTATGATTATCGACATCCCGCGAATGAAGTTAGTGTATCTAGACTCACTCCGAGATCTGCGTGAAGCAGATGCAAGGAAAACTGTGATGGTTCGGGTG GCACTTTACCTTGAAGGTTTGACGCTGGGAAAGTCATTGCTATCGGGGCCTGAGGCGCTGCGTCCTAGGTTCTCAGCCTTCGAGTTCGAGGAGCCGGAGGTGCCTCAACAAGCGGGGGACTC CATGGACTGTGGCGTGTGGGTAGCACAGTGGATGATTCGAGAGCACCTGTGGCAAGATCACGGGGTACAG AATGTCAACAATGCGACTAGGATGCGGTTGGCAGTGGATTTGGTGATGAAGTCTCACAACGACCTAGGAGAAGATGCTGTTTCCAAAGCAGTCCGGCATTGGCAACAGAAAGCAGCCTAG
- the LOC112747888 gene encoding uncharacterized protein isoform X2 — protein sequence MQVDSIPKVSIYSMNLVFHPTVDMNLSGVELAVAAYIFNRDLPESEVLIDIGDCFASRGALITLAPKEEVVDDVLNVVIRMLTNGSQRSCWFLPTVVMQAALGGRSLTSANMTSIRNNYMRSKVDQTTKVYQPMWCDQHWYLMIIDIPRMKLVYLDSLRDLREADARKTVMVRVALYLEGLTLGKSLLSGPEALRPRFSAFEFEEPEVPQQAGDSMDCGVWVAQWMIREHLWQDHGNVNNATRMRLAVDLVMKSHNDLGEDAVSKAVRHWQQKAA from the exons ATGCAAGTGGACAGCATTCCAAAGGTCAGTATATAC TCCATGAACCTGGTATTCCATCCCACGGTAGATATGAACCTGTCCGGGGTGGAGTTGGCAGTTGCTGCTTACATTTTCAACAGAGATCTTCCAGAGAG TGAGGTTCTTATTGACATTGGGGACTGCTTTGCAAGTAGGGGAGCGCTGATAACTCTCGCCCCGAAAGAGGAGGTTGTTGACGAT GTACTGAATGTAGTTATTCGTATGCTGACAAATGGATCGCAGCGCAGTTGTTGGTTCCTTCCCACAGTGGTCATG CAAGCGGCACTTGGTGGTCGCTCGCTAACGTCGGCGAACATGACGTCGATACGCAACAACTACATGCGCAGCAAGGTGGACCAGACGACGAAG GTTTACCAGCCCATGTGGTGTGATCAACACTGGTACCTTATGATTATCGACATCCCGCGAATGAAGTTAGTGTATCTAGACTCACTCCGAGATCTGCGTGAAGCAGATGCAAGGAAAACTGTGATGGTTCGGGTG GCACTTTACCTTGAAGGTTTGACGCTGGGAAAGTCATTGCTATCGGGGCCTGAGGCGCTGCGTCCTAGGTTCTCAGCCTTCGAGTTCGAGGAGCCGGAGGTGCCTCAACAAGCGGGGGACTC CATGGACTGTGGCGTGTGGGTAGCACAGTGGATGATTCGAGAGCACCTGTGGCAAGATCACGGG AATGTCAACAATGCGACTAGGATGCGGTTGGCAGTGGATTTGGTGATGAAGTCTCACAACGACCTAGGAGAAGATGCTGTTTCCAAAGCAGTCCGGCATTGGCAACAGAAAGCAGCCTAG
- the LOC112747888 gene encoding uncharacterized protein isoform X1 encodes MQVDSIPKVSIYSMNLVFHPTVDMNLSGVELAVAAYIFNRDLPESEVLIDIGDCFASRGALITLAPKEEVVDDVLNVVIRMLTNGSQRSCWFLPTVVMQAALGGRSLTSANMTSIRNNYMRSKVDQTTKVYQPMWCDQHWYLMIIDIPRMKLVYLDSLRDLREADARKTVMVRVALYLEGLTLGKSLLSGPEALRPRFSAFEFEEPEVPQQAGDSMDCGVWVAQWMIREHLWQDHGVQNVNNATRMRLAVDLVMKSHNDLGEDAVSKAVRHWQQKAA; translated from the exons ATGCAAGTGGACAGCATTCCAAAGGTCAGTATATAC TCCATGAACCTGGTATTCCATCCCACGGTAGATATGAACCTGTCCGGGGTGGAGTTGGCAGTTGCTGCTTACATTTTCAACAGAGATCTTCCAGAGAG TGAGGTTCTTATTGACATTGGGGACTGCTTTGCAAGTAGGGGAGCGCTGATAACTCTCGCCCCGAAAGAGGAGGTTGTTGACGAT GTACTGAATGTAGTTATTCGTATGCTGACAAATGGATCGCAGCGCAGTTGTTGGTTCCTTCCCACAGTGGTCATG CAAGCGGCACTTGGTGGTCGCTCGCTAACGTCGGCGAACATGACGTCGATACGCAACAACTACATGCGCAGCAAGGTGGACCAGACGACGAAG GTTTACCAGCCCATGTGGTGTGATCAACACTGGTACCTTATGATTATCGACATCCCGCGAATGAAGTTAGTGTATCTAGACTCACTCCGAGATCTGCGTGAAGCAGATGCAAGGAAAACTGTGATGGTTCGGGTG GCACTTTACCTTGAAGGTTTGACGCTGGGAAAGTCATTGCTATCGGGGCCTGAGGCGCTGCGTCCTAGGTTCTCAGCCTTCGAGTTCGAGGAGCCGGAGGTGCCTCAACAAGCGGGGGACTC CATGGACTGTGGCGTGTGGGTAGCACAGTGGATGATTCGAGAGCACCTGTGGCAAGATCACGGGGTACAG AATGTCAACAATGCGACTAGGATGCGGTTGGCAGTGGATTTGGTGATGAAGTCTCACAACGACCTAGGAGAAGATGCTGTTTCCAAAGCAGTCCGGCATTGGCAACAGAAAGCAGCCTAG